The Candidatus Bipolaricaulota bacterium nucleotide sequence CCGGCCGGGGAGGCTGATCTTCGTCGTCCCCTGGGGGTTCTTCGTCCCGATCCCGCCGCGGCGTACCTGGATCACGATGCTCTGCCCAGGCTTCAGCACCTTCTCGATCTGCGCTGCTCCATGCCACGGCTTGAGCCCGTGCTCCTTGAGCACCCGATCGTTTATCTCCCCCTGGGGGAGAAACAGGCTCTTCCGTTCCCCTACGTCCACGAACGCCGCCCCCATCCCGGGGAGGACGTCCTCCACCCGTCCTTTGTAGATGTTCCCAACGATCCGTTCCTGCGTCGGATGCCCGTAGTAGATCTCCATCAACCGGCCGTCCTCGAGGATGGCGACGCGGGTCCGCCGCGCCTTCCCGTCCGGGGAGTCGACCGAGATCAGAATCTGTTTCCCTTTAATTTTGCCACCTTCTTTCCCTCATCGAGTCCTGCGAGTACCTGTGCGAGGGCTACCCCGGTCTCCGGATCGCGGATGTCGGGCGCGATCTCCAGGAGCGGGATCAATACGAATCTCCGGTTGAGCATGCGCGGGTGAGGGATCACGAGCTCGGGCTCGTGCACGACCATCCCCTTGTACAGGATGACGTCGATGTCGAGGACGCGGGGGCCGAAGCGCACCGTCTCCCGCCGTCCGGCAGCCCGTTCGATCCGCTTGCACGCGGCGAGCAGGGCACGTGGAGGGAGGGAGGTCCTTCCAGCGACCACCTGATTCAGGAACCACGGCTGGTCCTCCAACTCCACCGGTTCGGTCTCGTAGAGCGATGACCGCCGTACGATCTCCACCCCGGCCTCCTTCAGGCCGGATATCCCAAACTCCAAGTTGGCCTTTCGATCACCGAGGTTGGAGCCAAGACAGAAATAGACGAGCTCTTCGTCTAACCCCGCTCCTTCGTGATCTCGCAGGCTACCCATATCCCCTTCCTCAGCCCGGGCGGGGCAAGCTTGCTCACCCGCACGGTCAACCGGCCTATCCCGAGAAAGCGGTGCAGGAGCTCGTCCGCGATCGCACCAGCGAAGGACTCGATGAGCTTAAATCTCTTACTCTCATTAACATCGCGGACCGCCTCCACCACCTTCGTGTAGTCGATGCTGTCTTCCAATCGGTCGGTCTCTACCGCCGTCTCCAGGCCCCCTTCGATCTCGAGGTCGATCCGGAACCGATTCCCCGTTCTTTGTTCCTCCGGATATACGCCGTGAAATCCGGTAAGTTCGATCCCGGAGACCGTGAGCGTTACCGTCGTGGGCTTTGCACTCATCAATTGCTGTTCTCCACCGCGATCAGGCTGATGTCACCGATCTGCAGGAACAGCCCGGAGAGGGCGTTCAGGAACGCCAAGCGGTTGTTCCTGACCGCGGCGTCCTCGTCCATTACCAATACCTCATCGAAATAACGGTCGATCGGTCCCTTGAGCGCAAGGAGGCGCGTCAGCGCCCCGGAGTAGTCCCCGGCCGCGATCTCGCGGGAGATCTCCCCCTCCGCCTTCAGGTACTCCCGCCAGAGCGCCCGCTCTGCCTCGTTCGTGAACAGGGAGGGGTCGAAGTCGGTTCGGGCCACCGATCGGGTGATGTTGCGGACGCGGGTGAAACCGAGCTTGAGGGCGGCGAAATCCTCGCTTTCCTTCGCGTCTGCCAGCGCCTTCCCTCGCAGGTACGCGCGGTGGAAGTTTCCGATCCCACCCGCGCTGACCGCCTGCACCACATCGGGAGGGATCCCGTAGCGCTGACGCAAGACCTGCCCGGCCCGGTCGGAGATGAACGCGATGACATCGGATAACTCCGCCTTCTGCTCGATCGCGGCGTAGGAATCCTTTATCTCTCCGACGAGCGCGATGAAGTCGAGGTCGACTCTCTTCTCCACCGCGATCCGCACGAGCGCGTTCGCCTGACGCTTGATCCCGTAGGGGTCACGCGACCCCTTCGGGGCCTCGCCGACGAGGAGCGCCCCGACGATCGTGTCCAGCTTGTCCGCCAGTCCTATCGTGATTCCAACCGGGCTCTCCGGGAGAGGGTCATCGGACGCGCGCGGGAGATAGTGCTCCCCGATCGCACGTGCCACCTCCTCCGGTTCGCCATCAAGGCGAGCGTAGATCGCGCCAGCCGTCCCCTCCAACTCGGGGAACGCCTTCACCAGCTCGGTGACGAGGTCGGCCTTGCACAGGAACGCCGCGCGGTCGACCGCAGCCGCCGGAGCTCCGACCGCCGTGGCGATCAGTCCGGCGATCGCCCTGATCCGCTCCACCTTGTCCCACACCGAGCCGAGGCGGACGTCGTAGATCACGCTCCTCAGCTCCCGTACCCGATCGGCAAGTGGACGGGCACGATCCTTCTCGAAGAAGAAGCGCGAGTCGCGCAACCGAGCGCGGACCACCCGCTCGAATCCGGCGCGCACGATCCCCTTCTCGTCGGGGAGCCCGTCGCGGAACCCCATGAAGTACGGGGTGGTCCCGTCGGAAAGTACGAACGGGACGAACTTTCCCTCCTCGTGCAGCGTCGCCTGCACGACCTCGGCCGGGAGGTCGAGGAACTCCTCCGGGACATGTCCGATCACCGGGACCGGATGCTCAGCTCCGTTAACGATGCGGGAGAGGAGGACCGAATCGATGAGATAGTCACCGCCCCGGGTCGCCGCTGCCTCCTTGAGCGCCTGGATGACCGTCTCCTCCCGCTCCTTTGGGTCGACGATCACGAGGGCCGCGGCGAGGACGGCCGTGTAGTCGGAGGCACGTTGAATCTCCATGGACTGGGAGGCGATGAATCGATGCCCGCGCGTGGTCCGTCCCGCGGTCAGGTGACCGAGCTGCACCGGCACCACGGCATCCCCGTACAGACATACGAGCCAGCGGATCGGGCGGATGAAGGCCAGCCCGGAGTCGTCCCAGCGCATCGACTTGCTCGGGCGGAGCCGGCGCACGCATTCGGACAGGATCCCAGGGAGAAGCTCCACCGTCTCCCGCCCGGGGACGGTACGGCGCAGATAGAGGTAGGACTTCCCTCCGACCTGGCGTGTCTCCAGGTCGTCCACCGTCGCCCCCTGTGCCTTGGCGAACCCGATCGCCGCCTGGGTCGGGCTTCCGGACGCGTCGAACGCAACCGCGGCTGGCGGCCCCTTCACCTCTTCGACGCGGTCGGCCTGACG carries:
- the folK gene encoding 2-amino-4-hydroxy-6-hydroxymethyldihydropteridine diphosphokinase, whose amino-acid sequence is MGSLRDHEGAGLDEELVYFCLGSNLGDRKANLEFGISGLKEAGVEIVRRSSLYETEPVELEDQPWFLNQVVAGRTSLPPRALLAACKRIERAAGRRETVRFGPRVLDIDVILYKGMVVHEPELVIPHPRMLNRRFVLIPLLEIAPDIRDPETGVALAQVLAGLDEGKKVAKLKGNRF
- the folB gene encoding dihydroneopterin aldolase; protein product: MSAKPTTVTLTVSGIELTGFHGVYPEEQRTGNRFRIDLEIEGGLETAVETDRLEDSIDYTKVVEAVRDVNESKRFKLIESFAGAIADELLHRFLGIGRLTVRVSKLAPPGLRKGIWVACEITKERG
- a CDS encoding glycine--tRNA ligase subunit beta is translated as MPDLLFELGTEEMPALEIPRLGEGLRAGVEADLTAHGLTHGPIELYYTPRRIAIIVHDLAARQADRVEEVKGPPAAVAFDASGSPTQAAIGFAKAQGATVDDLETRQVGGKSYLYLRRTVPGRETVELLPGILSECVRRLRPSKSMRWDDSGLAFIRPIRWLVCLYGDAVVPVQLGHLTAGRTTRGHRFIASQSMEIQRASDYTAVLAAALVIVDPKEREETVIQALKEAAATRGGDYLIDSVLLSRIVNGAEHPVPVIGHVPEEFLDLPAEVVQATLHEEGKFVPFVLSDGTTPYFMGFRDGLPDEKGIVRAGFERVVRARLRDSRFFFEKDRARPLADRVRELRSVIYDVRLGSVWDKVERIRAIAGLIATAVGAPAAAVDRAAFLCKADLVTELVKAFPELEGTAGAIYARLDGEPEEVARAIGEHYLPRASDDPLPESPVGITIGLADKLDTIVGALLVGEAPKGSRDPYGIKRQANALVRIAVEKRVDLDFIALVGEIKDSYAAIEQKAELSDVIAFISDRAGQVLRQRYGIPPDVVQAVSAGGIGNFHRAYLRGKALADAKESEDFAALKLGFTRVRNITRSVARTDFDPSLFTNEAERALWREYLKAEGEISREIAAGDYSGALTRLLALKGPIDRYFDEVLVMDEDAAVRNNRLAFLNALSGLFLQIGDISLIAVENSN